The Deltaproteobacteria bacterium genome includes the window TTCTTGACGGCGGCGGCGGTATCCAGACCCAGATGCACGGTAGGTGTTTTTTTGCGCTTCATGCTCGCACCCCCTACGCCTGCGGATTCACGGTTCGGGATGCAATGTAGGCGTCTAGATCCGCCACGTTGTAGCGGACGGACCGACCGATCTTGACGTACTTTGGCCCCCGCCCATAGCACCGTGCCTGCTGCATCCACTTGACGGAAATTCCAAGATACATTGCCGCGTCTTTCTCGTTCAATCTGTTCATGCGTAACTCCAAAAAGAAAAAAGCCGCGCCCTGCGGTATTGCAGAACACGGCTTAAAAATATGGAGAAAGAGACCTTGTGAGAGTATCTTTTAAGTCGTCACTTTGTTGAAGTATTTAACTCGCTGTTTTTTTTGAACATAAATTCAAGCCGCGCCCTGCATCCGCTGGTAACGTCCGTAAATTGATACCGTTTTAAGACACTGACCCACTTCTGATAATCGCCTTCGATAGTGATGCTTCCGGCGTTCAACCGTCGCTCAATTTCTCGAACTTCGCCACACAGGATAGCAAGCCTATTGTGGCGTTGGAAGTCATTGAACGTCGTGGTGCCAACCTTCATTCTCACGCCTGGATATCTGCAAATCTCAATAGCGGCTTGCTCCGCAAATCGCGGGTGGTTTTCCATGATTAGCCCAACCCGCAAGCACCCAAGCTCTTCTGCGTAGCCTTCCGCCCATGCTTTATCTCGGACTTTTTGCGACTTTGTGGCGGGTGGCTTGTTTGCAGGGTTTTTTGACTCCAAAAGATCACATATTGCCAAGCCCATTTCCGGCGGTAACGGCTGCCCTATTTCAAAAGTCCTTCGCAATGCATACAGGATGGCGCAATGGTCGTGATCTTCGTCGTCAATAACCATCCGAACGCGTGCCAGGGCCGGATTGCCAGCATCTTTTACCAGCTGGCCTATGGCTGGCTCATAGCCAAGAAGCTTTGCCCATATCATCGTCAACCGCCTGTCGTTGCGCCTGATAAAAAGATCCAGGGCCAAGCGGTCAGGCAACCGCTTTTCGGGTAGGGTAGCAAGTCCGACCTGCAAGGCCCTGGACAGATTGTCTATCCCTGGGCTTTTCCGTTGATGGCAATCACCTTGTCTTGGCCAGGGGCCAGCACTTCGTCTGCTACACTTGCGGCGCGGGCAAGGGCTTCACTGCTCAAGTGCGCGTACCGCTGCGTCATGTCGCTACTGCTATGCGTCAGGAGCCGCTGTAGCGTGTAAAGGTCCACCTTGCCCGAACTGGCCAGATGGCTGGCGAAGGTATGTCTCAACCCGTGGCATGGGCGGAAGTCCTTCGGCAATCCGGCGCGGTCACGGGGCCTGCGCCCGATCCGTTCAGGATGCGACATCGGCTTGCCGTTTCGCCCTGGCCAGACAAGCGGGCTATCCGTCCTGGTCATGGCCTTGAATATCTCCACGGCGCGCATGGGGAGCGGAACGGATTGCGTTTTGCCGTTCTTCGCGGTTTCCCCACGCAAAAGCAGAAAGCCGCGCTCTAGGTCAACGTCTGGCCACTCCACCAAGGAAAGGGCGGTCTTGCGGACGCCAGTTAGGATCATAACCCGAAAGAAG containing:
- a CDS encoding DNA-binding protein — encoded protein: MNRLNEKDAAMYLGISVKWMQQARCYGRGPKYVKIGRSVRYNVADLDAYIASRTVNPQA